The Candidatus Manganitrophus noduliformans region CTCTTTGGTACTCATCACCTCCTTGTCCTCTCCGACCATCCTGCCCTCCTAATTCGGGCAGACAGTCTATCAGTAAAGAGGACATTTCTACTTTGGCAGAATAGGACATTATCTCTTTGGGATTACATTTATTTGTTGGACACTACACTAGGCTCTCTTCGATAAAGATTGATATCTCCTTCTTTGGAAAAATGGCCCGTCAGACCGCTCCGACGGCTCCTTTTATCCAACAACATCCACCTGCTCCAAGATTGTGCTTCTTCTTGTGGCTGCCTGTGAATGAGGCCAGCTCATGAAGGTGATAAACAGTCAAGAGGTGTAACGATCGCAGGACAACATTCATTAACGGGGATGCCGCCCTTTTTGCGCTCCGGCAAAGACGATCTGCGCGGGTTAATGCCACGCCCAAGGGCACCGAGCGCCACACATATGTGGGGGAACGAGTTTACTTCGGCAACCTGACCCCTGTTTAACGCGTTGTTTCGATTCAGGGTTTACTCCATTTTAGTATCCCATCATCTCAGTATCCTCGTCTTTACAAAATGAGGGATCGTAAGTATAGTTATAAAGATAATAAAGATTATATAAAGGTATTTTGTCTGTTGACGGACGATTGTCAAGATTGTGTCATGCGGCGATTCCTCACGGAATGTATTCCTCATTTTTTCCTTCCCCACAAGTCCCCGATCCGCCGACCGTTTTTGAGAAATCTTCAATGCCAAGAGGGATGCCGATGAAGCGGCTTTCCTTTTCGAGCCTGCGCGTCCGTCTATTTTTTCTTGTCCTTACTGCTGTGTTTCCGGCCTTGGGACTTGTGTTCTATACCGCTCTGGAACAGAGGCACTCAGCCACGGTCGAAGCGCAGCAGACCGCCCTGCGATTGGCCCGGCTCGCTTCCGGAAATCAAGGACAATTGATCGGGGGGGTGCGTCAGCTCCTCGTCGGCTTATCCCAGCTTCCGGAGGTTCGCTCCGGGGATACGGAGGGGTGCGGTGCAGTTCTCTCAAAAGTCCTACAACAATACCCGCTTTATGCCAATCTCGGCGTAGCGAGTGCCGACGGGATGGTCTTCTGTAGCGCGCTGTCGGCGCTTGGCCCTGCCAACCTCTCCGACCGGGCTTATTTTCAGCGAGCGATCCAGACGGGCGATTTCGCTATCGGCGACTATCAGATCGGCCGTATTACCGGCAAGGCCACAGTGAATTTCGGCTACCCCGTCATGAAGGATGGCCAGATCGAAGTCGTGATCTTCTCCGCGCTTGATTTAGCATGGCTCAACCGGCTCGCATCCGAGGCGGAATTGCCACCGGGATCAACGTTTACCGTGTTCGATCGGAACGGGACCATTTTATTCCAATACCCCAATCCAGAGAGGTGGATCGGCCGATCCCTGAAGAACACCTCTTTCGTCAGGGCTATTCTCGATCAACGGACGGGCGTTGCGGAAGCGGCGAGCATGGAGGGGATTCCGAGCCTATTTGGATTTGCCCCTCTCTTCGGTACTCAAGAGTCTGGAGATGTTTACGTCGGGGTTGGCATTCCCAGAGAGGCGGCCTTCTCCGAAGTAAATCGGATTTTCTCCCGTCATCTCCTGGGGCTCGGCCTAGTCGGGGCCTTGACCTTTCTCACCGCCTGGGTCGGGAGCGATCTCTTTGTTCTCCGCCAGGTAAACGCGTTGACGGAGACGACCCGACGGTTTGCGGCGGGAGATTTCAGCGCGCGGAACGGACCCTCCTATCGAAAAGGGGAGTTGGAGCTGCTGGCGCGAACCTTCGACGAGATGGCCGAATCGATCCAGAAACACACCGCGGCCCTGGAACACCAAGCCACTCACGATAGACTAACCGGCCTTCCCAACGCGGCGCTGCTCCGAGACCGCCTTCACCAGGCGATCCTGGCCGGACAGCGGGAACGAAAACCGCTCGCGCTGCTTGTCGTGGACCTGGATCGCTTCAACGAGATAAATGACACCCTCGGCCACAAAAACGGCGATCTCGTTCTGAGAGCGGTCGGCGTTCGTCTGCTGGAAGGACTGCGGAAATCCGATACGGTCGCGCGGCTCGCCGGCGATAGGTTCGCAGTGATGCTCCCCATGACGGGGGTCGAGGGGAGCATCGAGGCGGCCCAGAAGATCGCAAAACGGTTGGAGGAGCCTTTTTTCCTGGAAGAATTGGCGCTTGATGTGGAAGTCAGCGTCGGGATCTCCCTTTTCCCCGACCACGGAGAGGAAGCGGAGCTTCTCATCCGACGGGCGGATGTGGCGATCTCTTTAGCCCGGCAGAGCGGAAACGGGTATGCGGTTTATGTTTCCGAGCGGGACCAACACAGCACACGACGGCTTGCGCTCCTGGGGCAATTGCGCCAGGCGATCGAGACCGGACAGTTGATTCTCTATTATCAGCCGAAGATTGATCTCAGATCCGGCCGCGTCATCGGCGTGGAAGCGCTCGTGCGCTGGATACACCCGGAATTCGGTCTGATCCCGCCTGATGAGTTTATTGCGCCCGCGGAGAAGAGCGGGTTGATCCGGCCTCTGACTCTCTGGGTGGTGGAAGCGGCGCTGCGTCAATGCCGCGCCTGGCGGGAGGAGGGGCGTGCGTTCTCGGTCTCGGTCAATGTGTCGGCGCGGAATCTCCTCGATTCGCAGTTCCCGGATCAGGTTGCGGGACTGCTTCAGACACATGGCGTGTCCCCATCCCAGTTGGAGCTTGAGATTACCGAAAGCGCGATTATGGCCGATCCGTCAAAAGCGCTGGAGATTCTCAGGCGTTTCAATCAGACGGGGATCTCTCTTTCGATCGACGACTTCGGGACAGGCTACTCCTCCTTAGGCTACCTCAGGAAGCTGCCGGTGGATACGATCAAAATCGATAAATCATTCGTGAAAAACATGACCATGGATGAGAATGACGCGATGATCGTCCGCTCGACCATCGACCTGGGGCATCATTTGGGGCTGAAGGTTATCGCCGAAGGAGTGGAGAATCAGGAGATATGGAATCATCTCGTCCTCGTCGGCTGCGATGCGGCGCAGGGATATCATATCAGCCGGCCGATTCCTGCGGCGGAGATGGGACGGTGGCTCGCGGAGCTTGCTCCACAAAAAGGCTGGATCGTCGGGACGACGCGAGACCGGAACCCCCGGTAGATCCCCCTTGAGACCTCAAGGATCGCGGGGCCTTATGAGCGGAGCAAGGAGTTCCCGGCAAGAATAGATCCAGGATGCTCCCCCAATTTGGGAAACGATGCGGGTTTCGATCAGGAAAAGACTTTCCGGCTTCATGCTGGCGATGGTCGTTCCGACAGTGGTGATCGGTGCGGGGAGCCTTTTCCTTGTACAGGAAGTGGTCGATCGGTTTGAAGCCGCCATCGCCGAGGGCGAGGAGGAGATCCTACCGGCCATTCGCCTTCAAACCCTCATTAATAGAGCTATCATATTTCCAAACGACTATTTGGCGACGGGAGGTCGTCAAGAGATCTCCCGTTTCAGAGAGGCTGCGGCGAAGGTCGACGCAGAATTCGACCGGATGGTAGAGAGATCTCTTTTCGATCATCAAGAAGAAAAGGGAATGGTTCAGGAAGCGCTCGGCTACTGGCTTGCTTCCCGTCAGACCGCCACGACCCTCCTCGGCATCTCGGAGCCGGTCGGAAACCCGGAAGCAGCCCGCCTGATGGCGCTGATGGATTCCCAGGCGATGCAGGCAACGAAGTCGCTCGGAGCGATCTTTACGATCGCGCAGGAAGAACGGAGGGTTGAGTTAAGAAGGGCGAACGAGGCCTATCGCCGCATGATACAATGGGTTGTCTTTCTTTCGGCGGCCGGTATGTTCGCGGGCATTGTCCTCGTCTTCCTTTTGGACCGTCATCTGACCCGTCCGGTCCAGGCCCTTACCGAGGGCGCCGTGCGGATTGGGGGCGGAAATCTGGACTATCGTATTGAAATCAGAACCGGGGACGAGTTGGAAGTCCTTGCGGTGGAATTCAACCGGATGGCGGTGATCCTTCACGAAGACCGGGAGGCCCTGAAACACTTGGCACTGCACGACGGGATGACCGGCCTGCTGAATCACAGGGAGTTTCATCGCCGCTTGAGCGAAGAGTTCAGCCGGGCCGAGCGTCATCGGAGGCCGTTGACGCTGATGATGATTGACGTCGATCACTTCAAAAAATTCAACGACGCTTACGGTCACCCTCAGGGAGATAAGTTGTTGAAGCTGGTTTCGGAGGCGATCAAAGAGTCTGTTCGCCAAAGCGACATCGTGGCGCGCTATGGCGGAGAAGAGTTTGCGGTCCTAGTGGTCGACACAGCCGTTCCGGAAGCGACGGCTTTGGGATGGCGAATCCAAAAGAGGATTTACGATATGGGACCCGAAATAGTCCGCCTGATTACCGGTGTCGATGGCGTTCCCGTGACGGTCAGCATCGGAGTGGCCTCTTACCCCGACGGAGCTGCGACAGAAGGTGATCTCGTCCAGTTGACCGATCAGATGTTGTACATGGCCAAAAAGAAGGGGCGTAACCAGGTTTGCACGGCGGCTCAGGACGGCGCTCCAAAGGAATAGACGGGAGGTCGATCAGAATAAGGGCTCCAGCTTATACTTATCCATTCGATATCGGAGGGTATCGCGGGTGAGTCCCAGGAGCTTTGCCGCATGAGTGACATTCCATGAGGTCTGCTTCAGCGCCTGGAGAACAAGATCGCGCTCGACCTCTTCGAGCGAGATTCCCTGCGGCGGGAGGAGAAACCGACCCTCGCTCTCCTTATCTTGGTCCTTGTGTATTTTGACAAGGCCGGGGAGGAGTGCAAGCTGGTCCGGCTCAATCGTCTCCTGCTTTGAGAGGAGGACGGTCTGCTCGATCATATTTCTCAATTCGCGGACGTTGCCGGGCCATGAATAATCGAGGAGCGCCTTTTCGGCTTCCGGACTGAAGCGCATTCCCTGTTTTCCATATCGCCGGGAGTGGATTTTCAAGAAATGGTTGGCGAGAGGGAGGATGTCGCTCCCTCGGCTGCGGAGCGGAGGAAGCTCCAGGTGGATGATCCGAAGCCGAAAAAAGAGGTCCGGCCGAAATCGTCCTTGGCGGACCGATTCTTCAAGGGATTGGTTCGTTGCGGTAATGATCCGGACGTCGACCTTCTGTTCTCGAATATTCCCAATGCGGCGGATCACTTTATCCTCGAGTGCTTTGAGCAATTTGGCCTGGAGGGATATTTCAATCTCCCCGATCTCATCCAAGAAGAGGGTTCCTCCTTCCGCAGCCTGGAAAAGGCCGATCTTCTTCTCCTTTGCGTCTGTGAAGGCGCCCCGCTCATATCCGAAGAGCTCGGCCTCCAGGAGCTGTGTTGGAATCGAGGCGCAGTTAATTTCGATAAAAGGACCATTTTTTCGCGGGCCGTTGTAGTGAAGAGCCCGAGCCGCCAGCTCCTTTCCGGTGCCGGTCTCACCGGTGATCAGGACAGCGGGCGGGTCCCCCTCCGTTAATTTCCGCTCCGAATCGATAATTTGCTCGATCCGGTTTTTCAATGAACGCATCGGCGGCGACTTCCCAATCAGGGCGGAAAGCGTACTTTCACCGGCCTCTTTTTCCCTGTAATAAGAGAGGGTCCCTTCCAACTTGGTCTGTCCGACCGCCTTGTCGAGAAGGACCTTGAGTTTTGCGAGGACCAGCGGTTTATTCATAAAGTCATAAGCGCCGGCCTTCATCGCGTCGACTGCCGTTTCGATGTTCCCATGTGCGGTGATGATGACGATCTTCACCTGCGCGTCACGCTCCTTTATCCGAGCGAGGGCGTCAAGGCCGCTCATTCCCGGCAGCTGTAGATCGAGTAAGATGACGTCCGGCTTAAACGAATCGAGCTGCTGGAATCCTTCCTCGGCGCTCTGGGCGATTCGGACCTCGTATCCATAGCGTTCCAGATACGTCTTCATGTTTCTTGCCAGCGTCGTTTCATCTTCAATGATGAGAATGGCATACGACATCGATCTACCCCGCTGATGGAATGTGTAGTAAAACAGTGGTTCCGATCCCCTCTTTGCTTTCCATCTGCAGCGTCCCGCCGTGCCGCTCGATGATCCGTTTGGCCAGCGAGAGGCCGACCCCCATTCCCTTCGATTTCGTCGTGTAAAAGGGTTTAAAGATTTTGTCCATCTGAGCTTCCGGAATGCCGCTTCCGGTATCTTTGATCACGATTTCGACGCGGCCGGCATTTTTCTCGTTTTGGCTGGAGACCCGCAATTCTCCTCCTTCCGGCATGGCATCGAGCGAGTTTGCGATCAGGCTGATTAAGACGTGACGCATCAATGCCTCGTCCGCGTGGACGAGGGGAGAGGACGGTTCCAGGGTCAGCGTCGGCTTCACGCTCCGCTTCCTCATCTCACGATCGAGGGAGTCGAGGGTCGATTGGATCAGATCGTTGATCCGGATGGAGGCGGGATTTCCGCTCGGCGGTTTGGAATAGACGAGCAGCTCCCGAATCCAGTCCTCAATCCGGTCTGTCTCATGAATGATCTCCTCGGCGGTGGCGCGAAAGGGCGGGTTTTCTTCCAGTGCGACCTCCGCGGAGGAGCGGATAGAGGCGAGCGGATTCCGGATGCCGTGGGCCACGGCCGAAGCCATCTCTCCGATGGCGGCCATCGTTTTGGATTCAACGAGCTGTTCCTGTTGCCGGCGGATGACCCGGGCCGCACGGCGTACGATCCAAAAGAGAGAGACATAGAGAAAGATTCCTCCCAGGCCCGCGCTCAACCAGACCAGTTGATTTCCACGCTGAATGGCATGAAACAGCGTAAGCGGAACCTTGTAGACTTCCACCACGCCGACCACTTTGTTCTCGGAGAGGTTCCAAACCGGGATATATATTTCAGCGAAAAAAGGAACCTCCTGATCGAAAACATGCTCCGGCTTGGATGATTTCCCGGAAGTCCCGCTCGTGACGGCCAGTTTTCCCGAGAGCGCCGTCTCCAATTGGGGGTTGGGGCTGAAACGATGGCCGATGAAGCGATCGTCATCCGACCAGAGAATCGATCCGTTGCCGTTGTAAACGTTGGCGCGGACCACCTCCGGCATGGTGGCAATCTGCTTGAAGAAGGCCTCGAAAACAGTTTTCGTCTTCCCGGGATCATCCGTCTCGAAATAGCTGCGTGTATTCTCCGCTTGCGCGATGGTCTGGACAAACTCCATCGTCACGACCGCGTCGCGCTGGAGCATGTTGTGCGTGAGAAAGCTCGAGAGGAGGATGGAGGAGACGGCTGTGATCAGACCGACGGAGAGGAAGCTCAGAAGAGCAAACCAGCGAAGGAGGTTAAAGGGTTGTTTCTCTTCAATCGGCATGAGGTTATAATCGAAGAACGGGTGAATTCATTTCTATTGATCCAAAACATCAATCAATGTAACTGATTACTTTCTGTGAGTCAATGGATGCCTCCGGCTTTGTCAAGCCAAAATAGAAATGTCCTCTTTCTACCAAAATAGAAATGTCCGGTTTTAGGGGTTTGGAGCGAGTTCTCTTTTTCTGTTTCGACCAAACTGAAAATTCCTCCACGGATGATCTGCTACGGGCTTGCTGTTCTTGAGTGTTTGGTTGCGCTCAGAAGGCGGCTGCACTTTCAGTGGCCGACTCAGAATCTCTGTGTAAGGTAGACTCCTTCCTCGGTGACTCAAATGCAACGAGCCGTCCAACCACTCTTCAACGCAGATCTTCTCTGCCCGAATATTCTTCTGAATTTGATACAGCTTGCCTTCATAAGAGATTGTCCAATCCTTCCTCAATACCCGCTCGCTCTTAAGGCAGAGAATTCGATCTAGCTCTCTTGCAGGAGGAGCCGCCCGATGCAGGTCCC contains the following coding sequences:
- a CDS encoding bifunctional diguanylate cyclase/phosphodiesterase, whose product is MKRLSFSSLRVRLFFLVLTAVFPALGLVFYTALEQRHSATVEAQQTALRLARLASGNQGQLIGGVRQLLVGLSQLPEVRSGDTEGCGAVLSKVLQQYPLYANLGVASADGMVFCSALSALGPANLSDRAYFQRAIQTGDFAIGDYQIGRITGKATVNFGYPVMKDGQIEVVIFSALDLAWLNRLASEAELPPGSTFTVFDRNGTILFQYPNPERWIGRSLKNTSFVRAILDQRTGVAEAASMEGIPSLFGFAPLFGTQESGDVYVGVGIPREAAFSEVNRIFSRHLLGLGLVGALTFLTAWVGSDLFVLRQVNALTETTRRFAAGDFSARNGPSYRKGELELLARTFDEMAESIQKHTAALEHQATHDRLTGLPNAALLRDRLHQAILAGQRERKPLALLVVDLDRFNEINDTLGHKNGDLVLRAVGVRLLEGLRKSDTVARLAGDRFAVMLPMTGVEGSIEAAQKIAKRLEEPFFLEELALDVEVSVGISLFPDHGEEAELLIRRADVAISLARQSGNGYAVYVSERDQHSTRRLALLGQLRQAIETGQLILYYQPKIDLRSGRVIGVEALVRWIHPEFGLIPPDEFIAPAEKSGLIRPLTLWVVEAALRQCRAWREEGRAFSVSVNVSARNLLDSQFPDQVAGLLQTHGVSPSQLELEITESAIMADPSKALEILRRFNQTGISLSIDDFGTGYSSLGYLRKLPVDTIKIDKSFVKNMTMDENDAMIVRSTIDLGHHLGLKVIAEGVENQEIWNHLVLVGCDAAQGYHISRPIPAAEMGRWLAELAPQKGWIVGTTRDRNPR
- a CDS encoding diguanylate cyclase — protein: MRVSIRKRLSGFMLAMVVPTVVIGAGSLFLVQEVVDRFEAAIAEGEEEILPAIRLQTLINRAIIFPNDYLATGGRQEISRFREAAAKVDAEFDRMVERSLFDHQEEKGMVQEALGYWLASRQTATTLLGISEPVGNPEAARLMALMDSQAMQATKSLGAIFTIAQEERRVELRRANEAYRRMIQWVVFLSAAGMFAGIVLVFLLDRHLTRPVQALTEGAVRIGGGNLDYRIEIRTGDELEVLAVEFNRMAVILHEDREALKHLALHDGMTGLLNHREFHRRLSEEFSRAERHRRPLTLMMIDVDHFKKFNDAYGHPQGDKLLKLVSEAIKESVRQSDIVARYGGEEFAVLVVDTAVPEATALGWRIQKRIYDMGPEIVRLITGVDGVPVTVSIGVASYPDGAATEGDLVQLTDQMLYMAKKKGRNQVCTAAQDGAPKE
- a CDS encoding sigma-54-dependent transcriptional regulator, encoding MSYAILIIEDETTLARNMKTYLERYGYEVRIAQSAEEGFQQLDSFKPDVILLDLQLPGMSGLDALARIKERDAQVKIVIITAHGNIETAVDAMKAGAYDFMNKPLVLAKLKVLLDKAVGQTKLEGTLSYYREKEAGESTLSALIGKSPPMRSLKNRIEQIIDSERKLTEGDPPAVLITGETGTGKELAARALHYNGPRKNGPFIEINCASIPTQLLEAELFGYERGAFTDAKEKKIGLFQAAEGGTLFLDEIGEIEISLQAKLLKALEDKVIRRIGNIREQKVDVRIITATNQSLEESVRQGRFRPDLFFRLRIIHLELPPLRSRGSDILPLANHFLKIHSRRYGKQGMRFSPEAEKALLDYSWPGNVRELRNMIEQTVLLSKQETIEPDQLALLPGLVKIHKDQDKESEGRFLLPPQGISLEEVERDLVLQALKQTSWNVTHAAKLLGLTRDTLRYRMDKYKLEPLF
- a CDS encoding sensor histidine kinase; the protein is MPIEEKQPFNLLRWFALLSFLSVGLITAVSSILLSSFLTHNMLQRDAVVTMEFVQTIAQAENTRSYFETDDPGKTKTVFEAFFKQIATMPEVVRANVYNGNGSILWSDDDRFIGHRFSPNPQLETALSGKLAVTSGTSGKSSKPEHVFDQEVPFFAEIYIPVWNLSENKVVGVVEVYKVPLTLFHAIQRGNQLVWLSAGLGGIFLYVSLFWIVRRAARVIRRQQEQLVESKTMAAIGEMASAVAHGIRNPLASIRSSAEVALEENPPFRATAEEIIHETDRIEDWIRELLVYSKPPSGNPASIRINDLIQSTLDSLDREMRKRSVKPTLTLEPSSPLVHADEALMRHVLISLIANSLDAMPEGGELRVSSQNEKNAGRVEIVIKDTGSGIPEAQMDKIFKPFYTTKSKGMGVGLSLAKRIIERHGGTLQMESKEGIGTTVLLHIPSAG